Proteins encoded by one window of Archaeoglobus veneficus SNP6:
- a CDS encoding ABC transporter permease: protein MLNLRIVELAAKDLKSVGREKTFLMAVGLQLFVAMFASVLTFGLLVLYNPSYAGIGGDVEIGLVGDAPVLESVLNAIKYDSIQQALEDFYSGKIDAVVWLPKENLSSTNFVRVYLPKEEVKAIQASIVLREKLVEYEEKLRELRGVPGEVNLKIYSPEFESVEVPEGSSVPFKLIYVVLIPLLMLTTAATAAGMFIDLITEEIESKTAHVLLATPLTPIEFIAGKVLAAIVLSAILAPTWMLLLILNGVEIHSFALVALLSVAVSCIFISIAGIASLAGDRERAQLIFSLLVIGLIPVFFISHLTPAGLVTRIAAGSPFEVYAVVVYLTAPVLLVYVSSRLIADRLFRE, encoded by the coding sequence TTGCTTAATTTAAGAATCGTAGAGCTGGCCGCCAAAGATTTGAAGAGTGTCGGGAGAGAAAAAACGTTTCTCATGGCAGTTGGTCTCCAGCTCTTCGTAGCGATGTTCGCCTCCGTTCTCACCTTCGGTCTCCTTGTCCTCTACAATCCATCTTACGCTGGAATTGGCGGTGATGTCGAGATTGGTCTTGTTGGTGATGCTCCTGTCCTTGAGAGTGTCCTCAATGCCATAAAGTACGACTCAATCCAGCAAGCACTGGAGGACTTCTATTCCGGCAAGATCGATGCGGTCGTGTGGCTGCCGAAGGAGAACCTGAGTTCTACGAACTTTGTGCGTGTTTACCTGCCTAAAGAAGAGGTTAAAGCAATACAGGCATCTATAGTCCTGAGAGAGAAGCTTGTGGAATATGAGGAGAAGCTCAGAGAACTCAGGGGAGTTCCGGGTGAAGTGAATTTGAAGATCTATTCTCCAGAATTCGAGTCGGTTGAAGTGCCAGAAGGTTCCTCGGTTCCGTTCAAGCTGATTTACGTGGTTCTTATACCCCTGCTCATGCTGACAACGGCAGCAACAGCAGCAGGCATGTTTATAGACCTCATTACGGAGGAAATTGAGTCAAAAACAGCCCACGTCTTGCTCGCCACACCGCTAACGCCCATCGAGTTTATTGCCGGAAAAGTTCTCGCAGCGATCGTGCTTTCGGCCATCCTCGCACCAACATGGATGCTCCTTCTTATCCTCAACGGCGTAGAGATTCACAGCTTTGCCCTCGTTGCCCTGCTGTCCGTTGCCGTCTCCTGCATATTTATCTCAATCGCAGGCATCGCAAGCCTCGCAGGAGATAGAGAGAGGGCGCAGCTAATCTTTTCCCTGTTAGTCATCGGCCTGATACCAGTCTTCTTCATCTCCCACCTTACGCCTGCTGGTCTGGTTACGAGGATTGCTGCAGGCTCACCATTCGAAGTGTATGCAGTGGTAGTGTACCTGACGGCGCCTGTTTTGCTCGTTTATGTGTCCTCCAGACTTATTGCTGACAGGTTGTTTAGAGAATAA
- the proS gene encoding proline--tRNA ligase, which yields MAQDKSESLPPKENFSEWYHEIIQQAQIMDIRYPVKGLYVWYPFGFKIRQLVYGKLREIMDRDHDEVYFPALIPETELGREGEHIKGFEDEVYWVTHGGLTPLDVKLALRPTSETAMYPMFKLWIRSHADLPLKVYQIVNTFRYETKHTRPLIRLREITSFKEAHTVHRTFEEAEEQVRKAVGYYKEFYDFLAIPYLVIRRPEWDKFPGAAYTIAFDTVMPDGRTMQIGTVHHLGDNFARTFGITYEKPDGEHEFAHQTCYGISERCIAALISIHGDDLGLILPFEVSPTQIVIIPVLYKGKEKEVLELCEKIFDRLKGFGYRVLLDDSDERPGAKYYRWELKGAAMRIEVGPKEVAENAVVVSFRDERKKFKISVEELTKERIEKWAAEMKERMSKAALERMKEKIKYFDNISEVAGWVGKGVALVHLCSSTECGDSIETEAGGSVLGRFEEKPDWIDVEYEGSCIVCGGKGYLNAIAKTY from the coding sequence ATGGCTCAGGATAAATCAGAAAGCCTGCCGCCAAAGGAGAATTTCTCCGAGTGGTATCACGAGATAATCCAGCAGGCGCAGATAATGGACATTCGCTACCCTGTCAAGGGGCTTTACGTCTGGTATCCCTTCGGATTCAAGATAAGGCAGCTTGTTTATGGAAAACTCAGGGAGATAATGGATAGAGACCATGACGAGGTTTACTTCCCTGCTTTGATTCCTGAAACAGAGCTTGGAAGGGAAGGAGAGCACATAAAGGGGTTCGAGGACGAGGTTTACTGGGTAACCCATGGCGGCCTAACGCCTTTAGATGTAAAACTCGCGTTAAGGCCCACGAGTGAGACTGCAATGTATCCCATGTTCAAGCTCTGGATAAGGAGTCATGCAGATTTACCGCTTAAGGTTTACCAGATTGTAAACACCTTCCGTTACGAAACCAAGCACACCCGCCCTCTGATAAGGCTTCGCGAGATAACGTCCTTCAAAGAGGCACACACAGTCCACAGAACGTTTGAAGAGGCAGAAGAGCAGGTTAGAAAGGCGGTGGGCTACTACAAGGAGTTTTACGACTTCCTTGCAATTCCGTACCTCGTCATAAGGAGGCCGGAGTGGGACAAGTTCCCTGGCGCTGCATACACCATCGCGTTCGACACGGTCATGCCTGATGGCAGGACAATGCAGATCGGAACCGTACATCACCTCGGAGATAATTTTGCCAGAACGTTTGGCATAACTTATGAGAAACCTGACGGAGAGCACGAATTTGCGCACCAGACCTGCTACGGTATCTCCGAACGCTGCATAGCTGCACTGATCAGCATACATGGAGACGATCTTGGTCTTATTCTCCCATTTGAGGTTTCGCCAACGCAGATAGTCATAATCCCGGTTCTGTACAAGGGGAAGGAGAAAGAGGTACTTGAGCTGTGCGAAAAAATCTTTGACAGGCTGAAGGGCTTTGGATATCGCGTTTTGCTGGACGACAGCGATGAGAGGCCGGGAGCGAAGTACTACAGGTGGGAGCTGAAGGGTGCAGCGATGAGGATAGAGGTTGGCCCGAAGGAGGTTGCAGAGAACGCAGTGGTCGTTTCGTTCAGGGATGAGAGGAAGAAGTTCAAGATTTCCGTCGAGGAGCTTACAAAGGAAAGAATAGAGAAATGGGCTGCGGAAATGAAGGAGCGCATGAGTAAAGCTGCTCTCGAAAGGATGAAGGAGAAAATAAAGTACTTCGATAACATTTCTGAAGTTGCAGGATGGGTTGGAAAGGGTGTTGCACTCGTACACCTTTGCTCGTCAACGGAGTGTGGAGATTCCATAGAAACTGAAGCGGGCGGCAGCGTACTTGGAAGGTTTGAAGAAAAGCCGGACTGGATTGATGTTGAATACGAAGGAAGCTGTATCGTCTGCGGTGGAAAGGGCTACCTGAACGCGATAGCGAAGACGTACTGA
- a CDS encoding SDH family Clp fold serine proteinase produces the protein MPSWGEILREIANKEIVWAKKVEQGENLPHPCDVVRREYLMKLHKYTGRNTIVYATSWTQAHQIPPEYITITEEDIQGFMEAIYGLEGKELDLILHSPGGQPSATEALVTYLRKKFDDIRVIVPQAAMSAATMLACAANKIIMGKHSSLGPVDPQLILDTPLGRRSVPAGAILDQFGWAKYECEGNQESLGIWVPILQQYGPALLIEANNAIELSQQLVNKWLREYMFKDIEDGEKLAEAISKKLSDHRYFKSHSRHISIDEARELGLLVEELENDQKFQDLVLSVFHATTITFDLTAAVKIIENHEGRAFIKLYGHPKQDE, from the coding sequence TTGCCCTCGTGGGGCGAGATACTTAGAGAAATCGCAAATAAGGAAATAGTGTGGGCAAAGAAAGTTGAACAAGGTGAAAATCTACCACATCCGTGTGACGTTGTAAGAAGAGAATATCTTATGAAACTTCACAAATATACAGGAAGAAACACGATCGTTTATGCTACAAGCTGGACTCAAGCACACCAGATTCCACCGGAATACATAACAATCACCGAGGAAGATATTCAGGGATTCATGGAGGCCATCTACGGGCTGGAAGGAAAGGAACTCGATCTGATCCTACATAGTCCCGGAGGTCAGCCAAGTGCAACAGAAGCTCTTGTGACATATCTCAGAAAGAAATTTGATGACATCCGAGTTATAGTTCCCCAGGCAGCAATGTCTGCTGCTACTATGCTGGCTTGTGCGGCAAATAAGATAATAATGGGCAAGCATTCTTCACTTGGCCCTGTTGACCCTCAGTTGATCCTCGACACCCCTCTTGGTAGGAGGTCTGTTCCAGCTGGGGCAATTCTTGATCAGTTTGGATGGGCCAAGTATGAATGTGAGGGTAATCAAGAAAGTTTGGGTATTTGGGTTCCTATACTACAGCAATACGGTCCTGCTTTACTTATAGAGGCAAATAACGCTATAGAACTCTCTCAACAGCTTGTTAATAAATGGCTAAGAGAGTATATGTTCAAAGACATAGAAGATGGCGAAAAACTTGCTGAGGCTATCTCCAAAAAGCTTTCAGATCATAGATACTTCAAAAGCCACAGCAGACATATAAGCATAGACGAAGCAAGAGAATTAGGACTTTTAGTAGAAGAGCTTGAAAATGATCAAAAATTTCAAGATCTCGTGCTTTCTGTATTTCATGCGACCACTATTACGTTTGACCTAACTGCAGCTGTCAAGATAATTGAGAACCATGAAGGTAGGGCATTTATTAAGCTATACGGACATCCAAAGCAGGATGAGTAA
- a CDS encoding AN1-type zinc finger domain-containing protein translates to MSKCQFCGKNVAYPFKCRYCGGLFCEDHRLPPSHNCVNIEAWRSKTPPFVSRVKEPSLPKSKIRPTPYSVPVRTQKKKKSSKIKYLILLSLLVLFMGYFDQEILPFFDKIKEGGILSEIPSIPPVNIEAVKKTIEPDVYRNCIPIAKASGERVCLVNYKNATDPTWDELISFLKKDDTDKLSYDYASFVCADFAEMLHNNAEAAGIRAGFVAIDFVDGIGHALNVFNTTDKGLVYVDCTGGGFITVYQFVDGKLVTFSPPHYDKIAYVVVGKEYGLISIDKAKSPEYWFYEDYKQKWIEYKKALEEYNKEAEEFNKKVEEYEKELRGRTVIHDPVEYAKLKRMYDELKEEKEKLDKKYKELEEQKELLGGFYWESLGIVSNIEIYW, encoded by the coding sequence ATGTCAAAGTGCCAGTTCTGCGGCAAAAACGTTGCATATCCATTCAAGTGCAGGTACTGTGGTGGCTTGTTTTGCGAAGACCATAGGTTACCTCCCTCTCACAATTGTGTGAATATCGAGGCATGGAGATCAAAAACACCTCCATTCGTCTCTAGAGTAAAAGAGCCTTCTTTGCCTAAGAGTAAAATAAGACCGACACCATATTCTGTTCCAGTCAGAACCCAGAAAAAGAAAAAATCAAGTAAGATCAAGTATTTGATTCTGCTTTCTTTGTTAGTCCTATTTATGGGTTATTTCGACCAAGAAATTCTTCCGTTCTTCGATAAAATAAAAGAGGGAGGTATATTATCAGAAATTCCGTCGATCCCTCCAGTAAATATAGAGGCTGTAAAGAAGACCATTGAGCCTGATGTCTACAGAAATTGTATTCCTATTGCTAAGGCATCGGGAGAGAGGGTTTGCTTAGTGAACTATAAAAACGCAACCGACCCTACTTGGGATGAACTAATCTCTTTCCTCAAAAAGGATGATACCGACAAACTCTCTTACGACTATGCTTCGTTTGTCTGTGCCGACTTTGCCGAAATGCTTCACAACAACGCTGAAGCTGCTGGAATTAGAGCTGGATTTGTTGCAATAGACTTTGTTGATGGCATAGGACATGCTCTCAATGTCTTTAATACAACCGATAAAGGGCTAGTTTACGTTGATTGTACTGGAGGTGGCTTTATTACAGTTTATCAGTTTGTTGATGGTAAATTGGTGACGTTTTCCCCACCGCACTACGATAAGATTGCCTATGTGGTTGTGGGTAAGGAGTATGGTCTGATAAGTATAGATAAAGCAAAATCTCCAGAATACTGGTTTTACGAGGACTACAAACAGAAGTGGATAGAGTACAAGAAGGCATTAGAAGAGTACAATAAAGAAGCTGAAGAGTTTAATAAAAAGGTTGAAGAATACGAAAAAGAATTGAGAGGGAGAACAGTCATTCACGATCCTGTTGAATATGCAAAGCTCAAGAGAATGTATGATGAGTTAAAGGAGGAAAAGGAGAAGCTGGACAAGAAATACAAAGAACTAGAGGAGCAGAAAGAATTATTAGGGGGCTTTTACTGGGAGAGCTTGGGAATAGTCTCAAATATTGAAATCTATTGGTGA
- a CDS encoding AN1-type zinc finger protein: MSADLYQLPRRKYCYYCGKYIFNDNIFICSKCGLSFCEDHRKPEAHECKGYEQEKVLPPGITEEDLRRMCEWCGKISSLKECRYCGGRFCEEHSLPHDHCCENYVPEKIVVDRGTVSYVRIGGYKVPPAKRGREKPKIRVEKVDTTEDEKFDELFEACPPSSTSSTQVSELSYPKLTVRPVEEFPHQENISHRKISAKAVGAIAAILVIAVLFLGFKYGYLPSPNFETGNTPQLSNPQAVVVNPTPNIAEKVIVSLENYYFIASHEASGIGLTLKFENKNSAPVRVTVISGKTASGIELFNANRELKEPLDEFTIASNGAVSKKYFIPGAKLEKITGDKLSIELEITSSKVTQTKDVVVWF; encoded by the coding sequence ATGAGTGCAGACCTCTACCAGTTGCCTCGAAGAAAGTACTGCTATTACTGTGGTAAGTATATTTTCAACGACAACATCTTCATCTGTTCTAAATGCGGGCTATCTTTTTGTGAAGATCACAGAAAACCGGAGGCTCATGAATGTAAAGGCTACGAGCAGGAGAAAGTTTTGCCTCCCGGGATTACAGAGGAAGACCTCCGTCGCATGTGCGAGTGGTGTGGGAAGATATCTTCTTTGAAAGAGTGCCGCTATTGCGGAGGTCGTTTCTGCGAAGAACACAGCCTCCCACACGACCACTGCTGCGAAAACTACGTCCCTGAGAAAATAGTGGTTGACAGGGGGACAGTGTCCTATGTAAGGATAGGGGGCTACAAAGTCCCTCCAGCAAAAAGAGGGCGTGAAAAACCGAAGATAAGGGTGGAGAAAGTAGATACTACAGAGGATGAGAAATTTGACGAGTTGTTCGAGGCTTGCCCTCCTTCCTCAACTTCTTCAACCCAAGTATCTGAGTTGTCTTATCCTAAACTTACAGTTAGGCCAGTAGAAGAGTTTCCCCACCAGGAAAATATTTCACATAGGAAAATTTCAGCGAAAGCAGTTGGCGCAATCGCGGCTATATTAGTCATCGCAGTTCTGTTTTTGGGTTTTAAATATGGCTATTTGCCCTCACCGAATTTTGAGACGGGAAACACTCCTCAGTTATCAAATCCACAGGCAGTGGTAGTAAACCCAACTCCTAATATTGCTGAAAAAGTAATAGTGTCCTTGGAAAATTACTATTTTATTGCAAGTCATGAAGCCAGCGGGATTGGATTAACTCTGAAGTTCGAAAACAAGAACAGTGCACCAGTCAGAGTAACCGTGATCTCTGGCAAAACAGCAAGTGGCATAGAGCTATTCAATGCCAATAGAGAACTAAAAGAACCGCTTGACGAATTCACAATTGCTTCTAATGGAGCAGTCTCCAAGAAGTACTTCATTCCCGGAGCTAAACTTGAAAAGATAACGGGAGATAAACTATCGATTGAGTTGGAGATCACCTCAAGTAAGGTTACTCAAACAAAAGATGTCGTAGTTTGGTTTTAG
- a CDS encoding transglutaminase-like domain-containing protein, with the protein MKWRAAFLIALMIFSTGLMGCASIQNAQNTQNVPVKSQAAEHNVSSNSCMEDEAWIKKISSEISKAIDYTSPTTRDFAVKVAAIHPGEYNIDQICYIYEYVFNRWRYVSDPHGCDYFSPASRTIELGLVGDCDDYAILMSALIEAIGGTSRIVIIEDHAYAEVYLGEYNSTDTNQILKYLEEKYNSTMHYHIDEEGGVWLNLDWTARHPGGEYQGTPQYIVYPNGWYEVCEGNARESKVSVRG; encoded by the coding sequence TTTGATAGCTTTGATGATTTTCTCTACTGGGCTTATGGGGTGTGCCAGCATACAAAATGCACAAAATACTCAAAACGTGCCCGTAAAAAGTCAGGCTGCAGAGCATAACGTTAGCTCAAATTCTTGTATGGAAGATGAAGCGTGGATCAAAAAAATCAGTTCTGAGATATCAAAGGCGATAGACTACACAAGCCCAACAACACGGGATTTTGCCGTAAAGGTTGCGGCTATCCATCCGGGCGAGTACAACATCGATCAAATCTGTTACATCTACGAATACGTTTTCAACCGATGGCGCTACGTTAGCGACCCTCATGGCTGTGATTACTTCTCGCCAGCAAGCCGTACGATTGAACTTGGCCTTGTGGGCGACTGCGACGACTATGCAATACTTATGTCTGCCCTCATCGAGGCAATAGGAGGCACGTCCAGAATAGTAATCATCGAAGACCATGCGTACGCTGAAGTTTACCTCGGGGAGTACAATAGTACGGACACGAATCAGATACTGAAATATCTTGAAGAGAAATACAACTCGACTATGCATTATCATATTGACGAAGAAGGTGGAGTGTGGTTAAATCTTGACTGGACTGCCAGACATCCTGGTGGAGAATATCAGGGAACTCCGCAGTACATCGTTTATCCAAATGGGTGGTACGAGGTTTGTGAAGGAAACGCACGGGAGTCAAAAGTTTCAGTGCGAGGGTAA